A region of Toxorhynchites rutilus septentrionalis strain SRP chromosome 1, ASM2978413v1, whole genome shotgun sequence DNA encodes the following proteins:
- the LOC129763659 gene encoding nuclear pore complex protein Nup98-Nup96-like, translating into MKFNLTRNAIDEEVVKAWLEEFKTKLTDLCSVIKMFPCPTLKHRLCQNAITQLLVIRYALMQNALEKLLLPQEYVLEKLRLSAFLDEDPRKQR; encoded by the exons ATGAAG TTCAACCTGACCCGGAACGCGATCGACGAAGAGGTGGTTAAAGCTTGGCTCGAGGAATTCAAGACCAAACTGACCGATCTGTGCTCGGTGATCAAGATGTTTCCCTGCCCGACGCTGAAGCATCGACTCTGTCAGAACGCAATCACCCAGCTATTGGTCATCCGCTATGCGTTGATGCAAAATGCGCTCGAGAAGCTGCTTCTGCCCCAGGAATACGTCCTCGAGAAATTGCGGCTGAGCGCGTTTCTGGACGAGGATCCGCGGAAGCAGCGATGA